A genomic region of Capra hircus breed San Clemente chromosome 19, ASM170441v1, whole genome shotgun sequence contains the following coding sequences:
- the TNFSF13 gene encoding tumor necrosis factor ligand superfamily member 13 isoform X1, whose translation MPASSPSFLSPKGPQGDMGGPVREPALSVALWLSWGAALGAVACAMVLLTQQTELQTLRREVSRLQRNGGPSEKREGNPWLNLQEQILEESQYPDSGCWGKSPDGTEGRENGERSRRRRAVLTRKQKKKRSVLHLVPINITSKEDSDVTEVMWQPALQHGRGLEAQGYVVRVWDAGVYLLYSQVLFHDETFTMGQMVSREGQGRQETLFRCIQSMPSNPDWAYNSCYSAGVFHLHHGDILSVIIPRARAKLSLSPHGTFLGLVKL comes from the exons ATGCCTGCCTCATCTCCTTCCTTCCTAAGCCCCAAAGGGCCCCAGGGAGACATGGGGGGACCCGTCCGAGAGCCAGCACTCTCAGTTGCCCTCTGGTTGAGTTGGGGGGCGGCTCTGGGGGCTGTGGCTTGTGCCATGGTTCTGCTGACCCAACAAACCGAGCTGCAGACCTTAAGGAGAGAGGTGAGCCGGCTGCAGAGGAACGGAGGGCCCTCCGAGAAGCGGGAAGGGAATCCATGGCTGAATCTCCAGGAGCAG ATTCTGGAGGAGAGCCAGTACCCAGACTCAGGTTGCTGGGGAAAG AGCCCTGATGGCACAGAAGGCCGGGAGAATGGGGAGAGATCCCGGAGAAGGAGAGCAGTGCTCACCCGTAAACAGAAGA agAAGCGCTCAGTTCTGCATCTTGTTCCCATTAACATCACCTCCAAGG AGGACTCTGATGTGACAGAGGTGATGTGGCAACCAGCTCTCCAGCATGGGCGAGGCTTGGAGGCCCAAGGATATGTTGTTCGAGTCTGGGATGCTGGAGTTTATCTGCTGTACAGCCAG GTCCTGTTTCATGATGAGACTTTCACCATGGGTCAGATGGTATCTCGGGAGGGACAAGGAAGGCAAGAGACTCTATTCCGATGCATACAAAGCATGCCCTCCAACCCTGACTGGGCCTACAACAGCTGCTACAGTGCAG GTGTCTTCCATTTACACCACGGGGATATCTTGAGTGTTATAATCCCTCGGGCAAGGGCCAAACTTAGCCTCTCTCCACATGGAACCTTCCTGGGGCTTGTGAAACTGTGA
- the TNFSF13 gene encoding tumor necrosis factor ligand superfamily member 13 (The RefSeq protein has 2 substitutions compared to this genomic sequence), protein MPASSPSFLSPKGPQGDMGGPVREPALSVALWLSWGAALGAVACAMVLLTQQTELQTLRREVSRLQRNGGPSEKREGNPWLNLQEQSPDGTEGRENGERSRRRRAVLTRKQKKKRSVLHLVPINITSKEDSDVTEVMWQPALQHGRGLEAQGYVVRVWDAGVYLLYSQVLFHDETFTMGQMVSREGQGRQETLFRCIQSMPSNPDWAYNSCYSAGIFHLHHGDILSVIIPRARAKLSLSPHGTFLGFVKL, encoded by the exons ATGCCTGCCTCATCTCCTTCCTTCCTAAGCCCCAAAGGGCCCCAGGGAGACATGGGGGGACCCGTCCGAGAGCCAGCACTCTCAGTTGCCCTCTGGTTGAGTTGGGGGGCGGCTCTGGGGGCTGTGGCTTGTGCCATGGTTCTGCTGACCCAACAAACCGAGCTGCAGACCTTAAGGAGAGAGGTGAGCCGGCTGCAGAGGAACGGAGGGCCCTCCGAGAAGCGGGAAGGGAATCCATGGCTGAATCTCCAGGAGCAG AGCCCTGATGGCACAGAAGGCCGGGAGAATGGGGAGAGATCCCGGAGAAGGAGAGCAGTGCTCACCCGTAAACAGAAGA agAAGCGCTCAGTTCTGCATCTTGTTCCCATTAACATCACCTCCAAGG AGGACTCTGATGTGACAGAGGTGATGTGGCAACCAGCTCTCCAGCATGGGCGAGGCTTGGAGGCCCAAGGATATGTTGTTCGAGTCTGGGATGCTGGAGTTTATCTGCTGTACAGCCAG GTCCTGTTTCATGATGAGACTTTCACCATGGGTCAGATGGTATCTCGGGAGGGACAAGGAAGGCAAGAGACTCTATTCCGATGCATACAAAGCATGCCCTCCAACCCTGACTGGGCCTACAACAGCTGCTACAGTGCAG GTGTCTTCCATTTACACCACGGGGATATCTTGAGTGTTATAATCCCTCGGGCAAGGGCCAAACTTAGCCTCTCTCCACATGGAACCTTCCTGGGGCTTGTGAAACTGTGA